Proteins co-encoded in one Corynebacterium tuberculostearicum genomic window:
- a CDS encoding HRDC domain-containing protein — MPELRSRPLEGIPPVLATPEEFTAVAARLAAGTGPFAIDTERASGYRYDDRAFVVQIRRRGAGTMLFAPEGHREELTTALAPVLNGTEWIIHAAHSDLPCLGWLGLFPGSIFDTELAARLTGFERPNLGTMVAELFDVELEKGYGDADWSTPELSEELRAYAALDVELLLELAETLRDILAEQDKMDWALEEFAAIVREHAFDAAPQSPTWRDLKGLSTLRNGSQLNAARALWHQRDTIAQHTDTAPGRILSNKTLVEIARCLPTSHSELARIKGFPRRRKGAAARWMAVLNQARATPPQKQPRVQRAPKPVPSKTIWAKDYPELWEVFQETRTEIAKLAKHLGMAPELLIRPATLRAAVWAKVGVRAGKRHRGPNSVAGTIRQPDDVAAFLRAEGAREWQIEMTAPIIVDGLF, encoded by the coding sequence ATGCCAGAATTGCGCAGCCGGCCGCTCGAGGGCATCCCGCCGGTTCTTGCCACCCCGGAGGAATTCACCGCTGTCGCAGCCCGCCTAGCCGCGGGTACGGGCCCCTTTGCCATCGATACCGAGCGCGCCTCCGGCTATCGCTACGATGATCGCGCCTTCGTAGTGCAAATTCGTCGCCGCGGCGCGGGAACGATGCTTTTTGCCCCTGAAGGCCACCGCGAGGAGCTCACGACTGCCCTTGCCCCAGTGCTCAACGGCACGGAGTGGATAATCCACGCCGCCCATTCGGATTTGCCTTGCCTGGGGTGGCTGGGGCTTTTTCCTGGATCAATCTTTGACACCGAGCTGGCAGCACGGCTCACCGGCTTCGAAAGGCCCAATTTGGGCACTATGGTGGCAGAGCTTTTTGACGTCGAATTGGAAAAGGGCTATGGCGACGCCGACTGGTCCACCCCAGAACTTAGCGAGGAGCTCAGGGCTTATGCGGCGCTCGATGTAGAACTGCTACTGGAACTAGCGGAGACGCTGCGCGATATCTTGGCTGAACAAGACAAGATGGACTGGGCGCTAGAGGAGTTTGCCGCCATCGTTCGTGAGCATGCCTTTGACGCTGCCCCGCAATCACCTACGTGGCGCGATCTCAAGGGACTATCCACCCTGCGCAACGGCAGCCAGCTCAACGCCGCGCGGGCGCTATGGCACCAGCGCGATACCATCGCCCAGCACACGGATACTGCACCAGGAAGGATTCTATCCAATAAGACGCTGGTGGAAATCGCTCGTTGCCTTCCTACTTCGCACAGCGAACTTGCCCGCATCAAGGGCTTTCCTCGGCGCCGCAAAGGGGCTGCCGCCCGCTGGATGGCCGTGCTTAACCAAGCGCGTGCCACTCCACCGCAGAAGCAACCGCGCGTGCAACGCGCCCCTAAACCGGTTCCTTCCAAAACCATCTGGGCCAAAGACTACCCAGAACTCTGGGAGGTTTTTCAAGAAACTCGCACCGAAATAGCAAAGCTTGCAAAACACCTTGGCATGGCCCCTGAGCTTCTCATACGTCCCGCTACGCTACGCGCTGCCGTATGGGCGAAAGTGGGCGTGCGCGCCGGCAAGCGGCACCGCGGGCCTAATTCCGTGGCTGGCACTATCCGCCAGCCAGATGACGTCGCCGCATTCCTCCGCGCGGAAGGCGCGAGGGAATGGCAAATAGAAATGACCGCCCCGATTATCGTGGACGGCCTTTTCTAG
- a CDS encoding DUF3000 domain-containing protein: MNVVSNSESTTPRSAEATAPTPLHGQAESHEPATPADFSQAVESMHAAELRPEITLGSIRPPQRLAPFSHAIGLEVGSEETPDIVPTDTEGDAFGRLILLHDPGAEEAWEGAMRLVAYIQADMDDAVAGDPLLPDVAWQWLNEGLEQEGADHTNLGGTVTSTASVRFGEIGGPPRAYQIEMRASWTAEGLDLAPHVQAFAQVLANVAGLPPEGVTELGR, encoded by the coding sequence TTGAACGTCGTGAGCAATTCCGAATCGACCACCCCACGCAGCGCCGAGGCTACCGCCCCCACCCCTTTGCACGGGCAGGCGGAAAGCCACGAGCCAGCCACCCCCGCGGACTTCAGCCAAGCGGTGGAGTCCATGCATGCGGCGGAACTGCGCCCTGAGATTACCTTGGGGTCCATTCGCCCACCGCAGCGCCTCGCTCCGTTTAGCCATGCGATAGGCCTAGAAGTGGGAAGCGAAGAAACGCCAGATATAGTACCCACGGATACGGAAGGCGATGCATTTGGTCGCCTCATCCTGCTCCACGATCCGGGCGCTGAGGAAGCTTGGGAGGGCGCCATGCGCCTTGTGGCCTATATCCAGGCGGATATGGACGACGCAGTAGCCGGCGATCCCCTCTTGCCCGATGTGGCCTGGCAATGGCTCAACGAAGGCTTGGAACAGGAGGGAGCCGACCACACCAATTTGGGCGGCACCGTCACTTCCACCGCGTCCGTGCGTTTTGGCGAGATTGGCGGGCCTCCGCGCGCCTACCAGATCGAAATGCGCGCTTCGTGGACTGCCGAAGGCCTCGACCTCGCACCCCACGTGCAGGCTTTTGCCCAGGTATTAGCCAACGTTGCCGGACTACCCCCTGAGGGCGTCACCGAGCTCGGCCGCTAA
- the hemQ gene encoding hydrogen peroxide-dependent heme synthase yields the protein MAKLDYKELNAVQQYSQHAVFKVIPGALGTERAEIIAQAQEFFASVEKAGKVTVRGIYDLTAMRDSADFMIWWHAEEFTDLQKVFGDFRRETTLGQVSEVTWVGNALHRPAEFNKSHLPSFIMGEEPKEWISVYPFVRSYDWYTMDEEKRRRILMEHGMQARDYPDVRANTVPAFALGDYEWILAFEADELHRIVDLMYLMRYTEARHHVREEIPFHTGRRVKDVAELIAVLP from the coding sequence ATGGCGAAGCTTGACTACAAGGAACTCAACGCGGTTCAGCAATATTCCCAGCACGCGGTCTTTAAGGTGATTCCGGGCGCGCTCGGCACCGAGCGAGCGGAGATCATCGCCCAAGCGCAGGAGTTCTTTGCCAGCGTGGAAAAGGCCGGGAAGGTAACGGTGCGCGGCATTTATGACCTCACGGCTATGCGCGATTCCGCCGACTTCATGATCTGGTGGCACGCTGAGGAATTCACTGACCTGCAGAAGGTCTTTGGGGACTTCCGCCGCGAGACCACCCTGGGACAAGTCAGCGAAGTGACCTGGGTAGGCAACGCTTTGCACCGTCCGGCAGAGTTTAATAAGTCGCACCTGCCGTCTTTCATCATGGGCGAGGAGCCCAAGGAGTGGATTTCGGTGTATCCCTTTGTGCGCTCTTATGACTGGTACACCATGGACGAGGAAAAGCGCCGCCGTATTCTGATGGAGCACGGCATGCAGGCGCGCGACTACCCCGATGTGCGCGCGAATACAGTCCCAGCTTTCGCCTTGGGCGACTACGAGTGGATCTTGGCTTTCGAGGCGGATGAGCTCCACCGTATCGTCGACCTGATGTACCTGATGCGCTATACCGAAGCCCGTCACCACGTGCGGGAGGAGATTCCTTTCCACACCGGCCGCCGCGTGAAGGACGTAGCAGAACTCATCGCAGTGCTGCCCTAA
- the msrB gene encoding peptide-methionine (R)-S-oxide reductase MsrB: MTDFKLIADTEWRQRLSPEEYYVLREAGTEPPHVGEYTNTTTEGVYSCRACGTELFRSTEKFESHCGWPSFFSPLAGDKIIEREDNSLGMRRVEVLCANCESHLGHVFEGEGYDTPTDLRYCINSICLDLEEKPVEGGTA, from the coding sequence ATGACCGATTTCAAGCTCATTGCCGATACCGAATGGCGCCAGCGCTTAAGCCCCGAGGAATACTACGTCCTGCGCGAAGCCGGCACCGAGCCGCCCCACGTAGGCGAGTACACCAATACCACTACCGAGGGGGTCTATTCTTGCCGCGCGTGTGGAACGGAGCTTTTCCGCTCTACGGAAAAGTTTGAGTCCCATTGTGGCTGGCCGTCTTTCTTCTCCCCGCTTGCCGGAGACAAGATCATCGAGCGCGAAGACAACTCGCTAGGCATGCGCCGTGTAGAGGTTTTGTGCGCCAACTGCGAATCGCACCTAGGCCACGTCTTTGAAGGCGAGGGCTACGATACCCCCACTGACCTGCGCTATTGCATCAATTCCATCTGCCTAGACTTGGAGGAAAAGCCGGTAGAAGGTGGCACCGCCTAA
- a CDS encoding glycosyltransferase family 87 protein, which translates to MNSRINAAAWPVAILLVVHRVFIIARNGTPTDDFTTVYNAVARMSTGHPVYEQTYNHVDPLYLYTPGATLLLAPLAHIDFSLARGLFIVANAAAIVAALAVLTLAVGRTLTSAVWPVSIALAFVTESVTNTLAFTNINGILLLCMAVFLWAFVRAERTPWMGWVAGVAIGLAIVIKPQFAPLLFLPLVKLQWRSLATGISVPVVLNLLAWPLVPDASGFVDNLLPYLSETRDYANSSWAGFHAYVDFGAGLYWTVWLIFAALTAAAILGLLRWRNSDSTLWALTTSGAIMVGIFFLSSLGQQYYSMWLFPLMFTIVLPRSVFHSAGAWLAAFLFLAPVSWASTAHPDAGRWMNFFTATAGWALLIVAIFATVAGWWRAARSTV; encoded by the coding sequence GTGAATTCCCGAATCAATGCCGCTGCCTGGCCCGTGGCCATCCTGCTTGTTGTGCATCGCGTGTTCATCATCGCGCGCAATGGCACGCCGACGGATGATTTCACCACCGTGTATAACGCTGTGGCACGCATGTCCACTGGCCATCCGGTCTATGAGCAGACTTATAACCACGTTGACCCGCTGTACCTGTATACCCCGGGGGCGACGCTGCTGCTCGCGCCGCTAGCACACATCGATTTTTCGCTGGCACGGGGACTATTCATCGTCGCCAACGCGGCTGCAATCGTGGCAGCGCTAGCGGTGCTCACCCTTGCCGTGGGCCGCACACTTACTTCGGCAGTGTGGCCAGTATCCATCGCTTTGGCCTTTGTCACGGAATCGGTGACCAATACGCTCGCATTTACCAATATCAACGGCATTCTCTTGCTGTGCATGGCCGTGTTCTTGTGGGCCTTCGTGCGCGCCGAGCGCACCCCATGGATGGGCTGGGTGGCAGGCGTGGCCATTGGACTGGCCATCGTCATTAAGCCCCAATTTGCGCCGTTGCTCTTCCTGCCCTTGGTCAAGCTACAATGGCGCAGTCTCGCGACCGGCATCAGCGTACCGGTAGTACTCAACCTACTGGCGTGGCCGCTCGTGCCGGACGCTAGCGGCTTTGTGGATAACCTCCTGCCCTACCTCTCGGAAACCCGTGACTATGCCAATTCTTCCTGGGCAGGCTTCCACGCCTACGTTGACTTTGGGGCGGGACTGTATTGGACCGTGTGGTTGATTTTTGCCGCCCTTACGGCTGCAGCGATTCTCGGGCTTTTACGCTGGCGCAACTCCGACTCGACCTTGTGGGCGCTGACGACGAGCGGGGCAATCATGGTGGGAATCTTCTTCCTATCTTCCCTGGGCCAGCAGTACTATTCCATGTGGCTCTTCCCACTGATGTTTACTATTGTTCTCCCACGCTCGGTGTTTCATTCCGCGGGAGCGTGGTTGGCGGCATTTCTCTTTTTGGCTCCGGTCTCGTGGGCGTCTACAGCGCACCCAGATGCCGGGCGGTGGATGAATTTTTTCACGGCCACGGCAGGATGGGCGCTGCTTATCGTCGCAATTTTCGCTACGGTCGCCGGCTGGTGGCGTGCCGCGCGCAGCACGGTTTAG
- a CDS encoding pyrimidine reductase family protein: MDISSLLGPDSGDVFTIRTNMVSTLTGSATMNHVSEDMGNDTDGQLFAALRNWADVVLVGAQTVRAEDYSGVAPVTDGSRPAPIAVPSRSLDFDITSDFFTDFTTPPILLVPHSSRDDQELAKRIATIESAGAEVCDAGEGTVQDYISVLKDRGFKRVLCEGGPGMIGQLVDIDAIDQMYLTLDPHLSTGVETPMATFQGEHSHRRMQLENVAADNDGTVFLRYSRAR, from the coding sequence ATGGATATCTCTTCGCTATTGGGCCCGGATTCCGGTGATGTATTCACCATCCGCACAAATATGGTCAGCACGCTAACCGGCTCGGCAACCATGAACCACGTTTCCGAAGACATGGGAAATGATACTGACGGGCAGCTCTTCGCAGCTTTACGTAACTGGGCAGACGTCGTGTTGGTGGGTGCGCAAACGGTGCGTGCGGAGGACTATTCAGGAGTTGCTCCGGTCACGGATGGCTCACGTCCCGCTCCGATTGCGGTGCCTTCCCGCAGCCTTGATTTCGATATCACCTCGGACTTCTTCACGGATTTCACTACCCCTCCCATCCTCTTGGTCCCCCATAGCAGCCGGGACGATCAAGAGCTCGCAAAGCGCATCGCGACCATCGAATCCGCAGGCGCGGAAGTCTGCGATGCTGGCGAAGGAACCGTGCAGGACTACATATCCGTCTTGAAGGACCGCGGGTTTAAGCGCGTACTCTGCGAGGGCGGGCCAGGAATGATAGGGCAGCTGGTAGACATCGATGCCATCGACCAGATGTATTTGACCCTAGACCCACATCTATCTACCGGCGTGGAGACTCCCATGGCGACGTTTCAGGGCGAGCATTCCCATCGCCGCATGCAGTTAGAAAATGTCGCGGCCGATAACGATGGCACGGTGTTTCTGCGGTATTCCCGCGCCCGCTAG
- a CDS encoding DMT family transporter: protein MLWILLGIIAGLVLPVQTLVNTRLRASTGTPFSSSLISFAVGTVTLLVIATAVTGGEFGIFRAFGEPLWIWFGGLLGVVALTGNILLFPHLGAVQTVVLPIAGQVMMGLVIDHFGLFDSPTSPLSLVRALGALVVLGGVISIVASPGAPTKQEDSAMALWLWRLAGFVFGCFTASQSAINGHLGQITGSPVSAALVSFSIGVSALVVLNIALRWRPRIERPEGKANPWWMWAGGALGALFVFGNAALVPQIGTGLTVVASLLGSMVGSVLIDRLRGAPVAMRQVAGIAVILIGVILIRLM from the coding sequence GTGTTGTGGATTCTCTTAGGCATTATCGCCGGACTCGTTCTGCCCGTTCAGACCTTGGTTAATACGCGCCTTCGCGCGTCTACTGGCACGCCGTTTTCCTCTTCGCTCATCTCGTTTGCCGTGGGCACGGTGACTTTGCTTGTCATCGCGACAGCCGTCACCGGCGGCGAATTCGGCATTTTCCGTGCCTTTGGGGAACCGCTGTGGATTTGGTTCGGTGGTCTGCTCGGCGTGGTTGCGCTTACTGGAAATATCCTGTTGTTTCCTCATCTGGGCGCGGTCCAGACCGTGGTCCTTCCCATCGCGGGCCAGGTCATGATGGGCCTTGTCATCGACCACTTTGGGCTATTTGATTCCCCCACTTCCCCGCTATCCCTGGTTCGCGCCCTAGGGGCACTAGTTGTCCTCGGTGGGGTGATTTCTATTGTAGCCAGCCCCGGCGCGCCGACAAAGCAAGAAGACAGTGCTATGGCGTTATGGCTTTGGCGCCTCGCAGGCTTTGTCTTTGGTTGCTTTACCGCAAGCCAATCCGCCATTAACGGCCACCTTGGTCAGATCACCGGGTCGCCCGTTAGTGCGGCTTTGGTTTCTTTTAGCATTGGCGTTTCCGCGCTGGTAGTGCTCAATATTGCTTTGCGCTGGCGCCCTCGCATTGAGCGTCCCGAGGGTAAGGCTAACCCATGGTGGATGTGGGCAGGCGGCGCCTTGGGAGCCTTGTTTGTCTTTGGCAACGCGGCCTTAGTACCGCAGATTGGTACCGGGCTTACTGTGGTGGCATCCCTTCTTGGTTCCATGGTGGGCTCCGTACTTATCGATCGTCTGCGGGGCGCCCCCGTAGCAATGCGCCAGGTAGCCGGCATTGCAGTGATTTTGATTGGTGTAATACTCATCCGCTTGATGTAG
- a CDS encoding copper resistance CopC family protein — translation MGYRVPWLRRTAAAVGTAALVLGGSMPAAFAHDSVIGGSVKDGDQLDEFPNEITLEFSGIPKEDFNTFAVTNADTGEKLFSQEPKLHERDLTIETPADVHPGPGNYQLGFQITSSDGHATRGGVEFSVKGDGSENTEAPESDTADQEATEGLSMPLKIILGVGGVLAIAAVVALFIAKSRRIDSEGEK, via the coding sequence ATGGGCTACCGCGTACCTTGGCTGCGCCGCACAGCTGCAGCAGTGGGCACGGCCGCACTGGTTTTGGGCGGGTCAATGCCTGCCGCATTCGCGCACGACTCCGTTATTGGCGGTTCGGTCAAAGACGGCGACCAACTCGACGAGTTTCCTAACGAAATCACCCTCGAGTTTTCTGGCATCCCCAAAGAGGACTTCAATACCTTTGCCGTGACCAACGCGGATACTGGTGAAAAACTCTTTAGCCAGGAACCAAAGCTCCATGAGCGGGATCTCACCATTGAGACCCCTGCAGATGTCCATCCTGGGCCGGGTAACTACCAGCTGGGCTTTCAGATCACGTCTTCGGATGGGCACGCTACCCGCGGCGGTGTGGAATTTTCTGTCAAAGGTGACGGGTCCGAAAACACCGAGGCCCCAGAGTCTGACACGGCAGACCAGGAAGCAACCGAGGGCCTGTCAATGCCGCTGAAAATCATTCTGGGGGTGGGCGGCGTTTTGGCAATTGCCGCAGTAGTTGCCCTATTTATTGCCAAGTCGCGTCGCATTGATTCGGAAGGTGAAAAATAG
- a CDS encoding copper chaperone PCu(A)C: MSKISSIALVGLTVAGLALAGCSPQNQNDSTESKADASTSVGETSSAAESKELTFDDAVVRANEDKDMTAIFGTLVNHSNADITITGFSTSLNAKVNQMHETVDGKMQEMSSPLVVKAGESHELAPGGDHFMLMDMENHIAPGESLDLTVKLEGGEELDLGEIQTRSMPAGDEDYGDMAGHAMEGHDR, encoded by the coding sequence GTGTCCAAGATTTCTAGCATCGCCCTTGTGGGCTTGACTGTGGCCGGCCTCGCCCTGGCGGGTTGCTCACCGCAAAACCAAAATGATTCCACCGAGTCGAAGGCGGATGCTTCCACTAGTGTCGGAGAAACATCCTCCGCTGCGGAATCTAAAGAACTGACCTTTGACGATGCCGTTGTGCGCGCCAATGAGGACAAGGACATGACCGCCATCTTTGGCACCCTGGTCAACCATTCCAATGCGGACATCACCATCACTGGATTTTCCACCAGCCTCAATGCCAAGGTGAACCAGATGCATGAGACTGTCGATGGCAAGATGCAGGAAATGTCGAGCCCACTGGTGGTCAAAGCCGGCGAGTCCCACGAGCTGGCACCTGGTGGTGACCACTTCATGCTCATGGACATGGAAAACCACATCGCTCCCGGCGAATCCCTTGACCTCACAGTGAAACTGGAAGGCGGCGAAGAGCTCGATCTAGGCGAAATTCAAACGCGTAGCATGCCTGCCGGCGATGAGGACTACGGCGATATGGCAGGCCACGCTATGGAGGGCCACGACCGCTAG
- a CDS encoding Dyp-type peroxidase has product MSGFSRRGFLTGAAVSTSAFALAGCNNQGSSPDAGAQEQPALADALVAFDGEHQAGIATVEQAHLNLVGFDLKRGVDKRGFASLMKLWTEDARALCTGEAPLGTLEPEMVQQPANLTITCGLGQKVFSLLGVEKPRWLGDVRSFERDELENKWGQSDIVLQICCDDPLMNTYALRHMVRASEHYASVKWLQQGFINAYGSHDKGATARNMFGQKDGTVNPRSEEDFAAQVWIDKGPKWAQGGTAMVVRRIRMNVDTWEKLDRSSRENAVGRRLDNGAPLTGKEEFDAADFEAVDDYGLPVIDKNSHMAVAAPPADHPEQRILRRPYNYELAPDGKDGQLSNIGQVFICYQQDPTKQFEPIQARLDKSDLMNEWLTHIGSAMYFCPPGTRDADGRESWWAKSLCEHAGL; this is encoded by the coding sequence ATGTCTGGATTCAGCAGAAGGGGATTTCTCACTGGCGCTGCGGTATCGACCAGCGCCTTCGCGTTGGCAGGCTGCAATAACCAGGGGTCTTCCCCGGATGCTGGGGCACAGGAACAGCCTGCGTTGGCCGACGCCCTCGTGGCTTTTGACGGCGAGCATCAAGCAGGCATCGCAACCGTGGAGCAAGCGCACCTGAATTTGGTTGGGTTTGATCTTAAAAGGGGCGTCGACAAGCGGGGGTTCGCCAGCCTTATGAAGCTGTGGACCGAGGACGCTCGTGCATTGTGTACGGGGGAGGCGCCGCTGGGCACGCTAGAGCCGGAAATGGTGCAGCAACCCGCCAACTTGACCATCACCTGCGGTCTAGGCCAGAAGGTTTTCTCCTTGCTCGGCGTGGAGAAACCACGCTGGTTGGGAGATGTACGTTCTTTTGAGCGCGATGAGCTGGAGAATAAGTGGGGACAAAGCGATATCGTCTTGCAGATCTGCTGCGATGACCCACTGATGAATACCTATGCCCTGCGGCACATGGTGCGCGCAAGTGAGCACTATGCCAGCGTAAAGTGGTTGCAGCAGGGCTTTATTAACGCCTATGGCAGCCATGATAAGGGCGCTACCGCGCGCAATATGTTCGGGCAAAAGGACGGTACCGTCAATCCGCGCAGCGAGGAGGATTTTGCAGCCCAGGTATGGATCGATAAAGGGCCGAAGTGGGCACAAGGCGGAACGGCGATGGTAGTGCGTCGCATTCGCATGAACGTGGATACCTGGGAGAAACTAGATCGCTCTTCTCGCGAGAATGCGGTGGGGCGCAGGCTCGACAATGGTGCCCCGCTTACCGGTAAAGAAGAGTTTGACGCCGCGGATTTTGAAGCGGTGGATGACTACGGCCTGCCAGTGATCGATAAGAACTCGCACATGGCCGTTGCCGCCCCGCCGGCCGATCATCCAGAGCAGCGCATCCTGCGCCGGCCGTATAACTATGAGCTGGCTCCCGATGGCAAGGATGGGCAGCTTTCCAATATTGGCCAGGTTTTCATCTGCTATCAGCAAGATCCCACCAAGCAATTCGAGCCAATTCAGGCCCGATTGGATAAATCGGACCTGATGAACGAGTGGTTGACTCATATTGGTTCGGCTATGTATTTCTGCCCGCCGGGCACCCGCGATGCCGATGGGCGCGAGTCATGGTGGGCAAAATCGCTCTGCGAGCATGCAGGGTTGTAG
- the thrS gene encoding threonine--tRNA ligase: MAELIPAVPVNYDSFTVPAGQAVGAAMRELNLPNKGPEAVVVVRGEDGTLFDLSHTPDTESTFTPVAASEEDGRAVIRHSCGHVMAQAVQAEFPGTKLGIGPAIENGFYFDFQTAEPFTPEDLKAIEKRMKKIIKGGQRFERHVYESPEEAEQALAEEPFKLELVQDKGNVDPDSDEAAEVGSGDLTHYDNINPRTGEVEWFDLCRGPHVPTTKYIPAFTLTRSSAAYWRGDQSKAGLQRIYGTAFESKEALEAYQTMVEEAEKRDHRRLGQELGLFSFPDEIGSGFPVFHPNGATVRMEMENHSRNRHVQAGYSFVNTPHITKGDLFKKSGHLDFYADGMFPPMLLDGEYDEEGNTIKGPQDYYAKPMNCPMHNLIFASRGRSYRELPLRLFEFGTVYRYEKSGVVHGLTRARGFTQDDAHIYCTEEQLEEELTKVLDFIISLLKDYGLSDFYLELSTKDPNKFVGSDEIWERSTAILQSVAEKSGLELVPDPAGAAFYGPKISVQARDAIGRTWQMSTVQLDFNLPERFELEYTASDGRKKRPIMIHRALFGSIERFFGVLLEHYAGAFPAWLAPHQVVGIPVADEFSPHLEEVAAQLRKKGIRADVDTSDDRMQKKIRNHTTGKVPFMLVAGARDVEADAVSFRFLDGTQVNGVPVNEAVELIAAWVAERNNEQPTEELISARR, encoded by the coding sequence ATGGCGGAACTCATCCCCGCAGTACCGGTCAATTACGATTCCTTCACCGTGCCCGCCGGCCAGGCCGTGGGCGCAGCAATGCGAGAGCTCAACCTTCCCAATAAGGGCCCGGAGGCTGTCGTAGTCGTTCGCGGTGAGGACGGCACTCTCTTTGATTTGTCGCACACCCCAGACACGGAGTCCACCTTTACCCCGGTTGCCGCCAGCGAGGAAGACGGCCGCGCCGTAATCCGCCACTCCTGCGGCCACGTTATGGCCCAGGCCGTGCAGGCCGAGTTCCCCGGTACCAAGCTGGGCATCGGCCCGGCCATTGAAAATGGCTTCTACTTCGACTTTCAGACCGCTGAGCCTTTCACCCCTGAAGATCTTAAGGCGATTGAAAAGCGCATGAAGAAGATCATCAAGGGCGGCCAGCGCTTCGAGCGCCACGTCTACGAGTCCCCGGAGGAAGCGGAGCAGGCGCTTGCCGAGGAACCTTTTAAGCTCGAGTTGGTCCAAGACAAGGGCAACGTTGACCCTGACTCCGACGAGGCCGCAGAAGTCGGTTCCGGCGACCTCACCCACTATGACAACATCAATCCGCGCACCGGAGAAGTAGAGTGGTTTGATCTTTGCCGCGGACCGCACGTGCCGACCACCAAGTACATCCCGGCTTTCACGCTGACCCGTTCTTCAGCTGCCTACTGGCGCGGTGACCAGTCCAAGGCTGGCCTGCAGCGCATTTACGGCACCGCCTTTGAGTCCAAGGAGGCGCTGGAGGCCTACCAGACCATGGTGGAAGAGGCTGAAAAGCGCGACCACCGCCGCCTAGGCCAAGAACTGGGCCTTTTCTCCTTCCCGGATGAGATTGGCTCCGGCTTCCCGGTATTCCATCCGAATGGTGCAACTGTGCGCATGGAGATGGAAAACCACTCTCGCAACCGCCACGTCCAGGCCGGCTACTCCTTTGTAAATACCCCGCATATCACCAAGGGCGACCTATTCAAGAAGTCTGGCCACCTGGACTTCTATGCCGATGGCATGTTCCCGCCGATGCTGCTCGATGGCGAGTACGACGAAGAAGGTAATACCATCAAGGGGCCGCAGGACTACTACGCTAAGCCGATGAACTGCCCGATGCATAACCTGATTTTTGCATCCCGTGGTCGTTCCTACCGCGAGCTGCCGCTGCGTCTCTTTGAGTTCGGCACCGTCTACCGTTATGAAAAGTCCGGCGTGGTCCACGGCCTGACCCGCGCGCGTGGCTTTACCCAAGATGATGCGCACATCTACTGCACCGAGGAGCAACTGGAAGAAGAGCTGACTAAGGTCCTTGACTTCATCATCTCCTTGTTGAAAGACTACGGCCTGTCTGACTTCTACCTGGAGCTTTCTACCAAGGACCCGAATAAGTTCGTCGGTTCCGATGAGATTTGGGAGCGCTCGACCGCTATCTTGCAGTCGGTCGCCGAAAAGTCTGGCCTTGAATTGGTACCGGATCCAGCTGGTGCTGCCTTCTACGGCCCGAAGATTTCGGTCCAGGCCCGCGACGCCATCGGCCGCACCTGGCAGATGTCTACCGTTCAGTTGGACTTTAACCTCCCTGAGCGCTTCGAGCTGGAATACACAGCGTCCGATGGCAGGAAGAAGCGCCCAATCATGATTCACCGCGCGCTCTTCGGCTCTATCGAGCGTTTCTTCGGCGTGCTGCTGGAGCACTACGCCGGTGCATTCCCGGCGTGGCTCGCACCGCACCAGGTGGTGGGCATTCCGGTGGCCGATGAATTCTCCCCGCACCTTGAGGAAGTTGCAGCGCAGCTGCGTAAGAAGGGTATCCGCGCTGATGTAGATACCTCTGATGACCGTATGCAGAAAAAGATTCGCAACCACACTACCGGCAAGGTGCCGTTCATGCTGGTAGCCGGTGCCCGCGACGTCGAGGCAGACGCCGTGTCCTTCCGCTTCCTGGATGGCACCCAGGTCAATGGTGTGCCGGTGAATGAGGCCGTGGAGCTCATCGCTGCATGGGTAGCAGAGCGCAATAACGAGCAGCCGACTGAAGAGCTCATCAGTGCCCGACGCTAA